A window of the Chloroflexus sp. Y-396-1 genome harbors these coding sequences:
- a CDS encoding xanthine dehydrogenase family protein molybdopterin-binding subunit, with protein MTQQPPHRYLGKARKSVDGIEKVTGRARYAGDVYLPGMLHGKLALSMYAHARIVRIDTAAAKAIPGVVAVLTAHDLPVRQQQPSSRQTTTLARDVVRYRGEPVALVLATHLAAAEDAVAALQIDYEPLPAVATVEAALDPAALVIWPQGAPQADTDLTAAHAAVARGEEQNGHGASNVHERKRFSRGDARTALAAADVVVAGTYRTSIVHQGYLEPHAVVADIDPIRKQITLYTSTQGQFGVRDEVARLLGLRPSQVTVVPMTVGGGFGAKYGILEPLAAAAAMAVGRPVRIVLDRSEDFLTTTPSPASTITLKLGATREGILTALVAEIVIDNGVYPFTLGGIMSTLLGGYYRCPNVQIDVVEVLTHKPQAGAYRAPGAPQVTFALESSIDELAHRLGLDPLEVRMRNAATTGDPMGNNDPWPSMGLTKVLEVAAAHPLWRNRTTGSGIGMAIGGWPCGMSPAAAVCRVDTDGIVRVHVGSVDISGVNSSFVLVAAEILGVSPEQVEIVAGDTRSGPFAGPSGGSQITYSVAGAVAAAAWEARRQLLEIAADMLEARIDDLDIREGEVLIRGVPGRSLPIGEVARRAQEQSGGPGPIVGEGRTAPAENAPGFVAHIVQVAVDRETGRVQPLRYVAIQDVGFPLNPLMVEGQIHGGAVQGIGWGLHEALRYDERGELLTASLMDYTLPRAGDVPSIEAILVTNPAPNGPFGARGVGEPPITAGAAAIANAIRDATGARIYELPMHDEIVFQAIRQVQEGEDISS; from the coding sequence ATGACTCAACAACCTCCGCATCGGTACCTCGGCAAAGCCCGCAAATCGGTTGATGGCATTGAAAAAGTAACCGGACGCGCTCGTTATGCCGGTGATGTTTACCTTCCCGGTATGCTTCACGGCAAGCTTGCCCTGAGTATGTACGCCCATGCGCGGATTGTGAGGATCGATACCGCCGCAGCAAAAGCTATTCCCGGTGTGGTTGCGGTGTTGACCGCGCACGACTTGCCGGTTCGACAGCAGCAGCCTTCATCGCGGCAAACGACCACACTAGCCCGAGATGTGGTTCGCTATCGTGGTGAACCGGTTGCACTGGTGTTAGCAACACACCTAGCAGCGGCTGAAGATGCGGTCGCTGCGCTACAGATAGACTACGAACCACTTCCTGCCGTCGCCACCGTAGAAGCAGCACTCGATCCGGCAGCACTGGTTATCTGGCCGCAAGGTGCGCCACAGGCTGATACCGACCTTACAGCCGCTCATGCAGCCGTCGCCCGTGGCGAAGAACAGAACGGGCATGGAGCCTCGAACGTACACGAGCGGAAGCGGTTTAGTCGCGGCGATGCACGTACCGCTCTGGCCGCTGCTGATGTGGTGGTAGCAGGCACATACCGAACCTCAATCGTCCATCAGGGGTATCTGGAACCGCACGCAGTCGTGGCCGACATCGATCCGATACGCAAGCAGATTACCCTATACACCAGTACTCAGGGACAATTTGGGGTACGTGACGAGGTAGCGCGCCTGTTAGGTCTGCGGCCGAGTCAGGTGACCGTTGTACCGATGACGGTAGGCGGCGGTTTTGGTGCCAAGTACGGCATTCTCGAACCGTTGGCTGCGGCGGCGGCGATGGCTGTTGGACGCCCGGTACGCATCGTTCTCGATCGAAGCGAAGATTTTCTCACGACGACGCCATCACCGGCAAGTACGATCACGCTCAAGCTAGGGGCTACCCGTGAAGGAATTCTTACCGCACTGGTTGCCGAAATCGTGATCGACAATGGTGTGTACCCATTTACCCTCGGCGGCATCATGAGCACGCTGCTGGGCGGGTACTATCGTTGTCCCAACGTACAGATTGATGTTGTGGAAGTACTGACCCACAAACCACAGGCTGGCGCTTACCGTGCGCCGGGCGCGCCACAAGTCACGTTTGCGCTCGAATCGAGCATTGACGAGCTGGCTCATCGATTAGGGCTTGATCCGTTAGAGGTGCGCATGCGCAACGCGGCGACCACCGGTGATCCAATGGGGAATAATGATCCATGGCCATCGATGGGTCTTACGAAGGTCCTAGAAGTCGCCGCTGCACACCCGCTCTGGCGTAACCGCACTACAGGGAGCGGTATCGGGATGGCTATTGGCGGCTGGCCGTGTGGAATGTCGCCAGCCGCAGCAGTCTGTCGGGTTGATACCGATGGAATAGTACGGGTTCATGTCGGGTCAGTAGACATTTCGGGTGTCAATAGTAGCTTTGTGTTGGTAGCGGCTGAGATTTTGGGAGTGTCGCCGGAACAGGTTGAAATTGTCGCCGGTGATACCCGCAGCGGACCGTTCGCCGGACCGAGCGGCGGCAGTCAGATTACGTACAGCGTCGCCGGGGCAGTTGCTGCCGCAGCTTGGGAAGCTCGTCGTCAACTGCTGGAGATCGCCGCTGATATGCTTGAAGCCCGGATTGATGACTTGGATATCCGAGAGGGAGAGGTTCTGATTCGTGGCGTTCCAGGGCGTTCGCTACCTATCGGTGAGGTAGCCCGCCGAGCACAAGAACAGTCGGGTGGGCCAGGACCGATTGTTGGTGAAGGTCGAACAGCACCAGCCGAAAATGCACCGGGTTTTGTTGCGCATATTGTTCAGGTAGCAGTTGATCGGGAAACCGGTCGGGTACAGCCGTTACGGTACGTTGCTATTCAGGATGTTGGCTTCCCACTCAACCCACTGATGGTAGAAGGACAAATCCACGGTGGTGCGGTGCAAGGGATCGGTTGGGGACTACACGAAGCCCTGCGCTACGACGAGCGCGGTGAACTGCTCACAGCCAGTTTGATGGACTATACCCTACCCCGTGCAGGCGACGTTCCATCAATTGAGGCCATCCTCGTGACCAATCCGGCGCCTAACGGGCCATTTGGCGCACGAGGTGTAGGCGAGCCTCCGATCACTGCTGGCGCAGCGGCTATCGCGAACGCCATCCGCGATGCGACAGGTGCGCGCATCTATGAACTACCAATGCACGATGAGATTGTTTTTCAAGCGATTCGGCAGGTACAAGAGGGGGAGGACATCTCTTCGTGA
- a CDS encoding nitrilase-related carbon-nitrogen hydrolase — MSMNAKPVAPTPSTVGARMSWLPTLALSTMSGLLLGAAMPTVLDWGFLGWVGFIPLLLGLHTQSSRHYVLLALPCGIIWSAFTHLWYLALFGMVGGILLILAVGTFYAGLVHIGTTLQQRLPEPFRLLGLPVAWSALEFLRFVAPVVSEWWIEVLAKSQWRFPPALQILTITGFPGLSFLIMLVNVALTMNILEWWQKRRWHPPALIGLLFALLVVGWGAFTIPDAMAPVFRVAGTVDLVNQDPAVQRLSNLPRDQEGYYADTPAMSQAIFRINETLTRRVADVQPAFVVWPENEFADADDPTVVAQLGGLARELNTYLVADMVWHAEAGMHDAAVLIGPDGREVGRRAKINLTSGEQAFGFVAGSATFPIFPTPYGKVGLGVCWDRHPTWIVRELARHGAQIVLMPVDDDFAANPWFPRLHAADSVLRAVENRVTFATGATSGIAMVIDPYGQITAESAINQRSVVVGEAFTLSERTFYTYTGDWFGWLMCGSTLIGLLWRRRLPSLGRER, encoded by the coding sequence ATGTCGATGAATGCCAAACCGGTTGCTCCGACACCGTCTACCGTGGGCGCAAGAATGTCATGGCTTCCAACACTCGCTCTATCAACAATGTCTGGCCTATTGCTCGGTGCGGCGATGCCGACCGTTCTTGATTGGGGTTTCCTCGGCTGGGTCGGCTTCATCCCCCTTTTGCTCGGGTTACATACGCAATCGTCACGTCACTATGTCCTTTTGGCACTGCCCTGCGGCATCATCTGGTCGGCATTCACCCATCTCTGGTATCTGGCCCTGTTCGGGATGGTCGGTGGTATTCTTCTTATCCTGGCTGTTGGTACCTTCTACGCTGGTCTCGTTCATATTGGTACGACTCTGCAACAGCGCTTGCCAGAACCGTTTCGTTTGCTGGGATTGCCGGTCGCCTGGTCGGCGCTGGAATTTCTCCGTTTTGTAGCCCCCGTCGTTAGCGAATGGTGGATTGAGGTATTGGCAAAAAGTCAATGGCGTTTTCCTCCAGCACTCCAGATTCTCACCATAACCGGTTTCCCTGGTCTCAGTTTTCTGATAATGCTGGTAAACGTTGCTCTGACGATGAACATACTGGAATGGTGGCAAAAGCGCCGCTGGCATCCTCCTGCCTTGATCGGGTTATTGTTCGCGCTGCTTGTGGTTGGATGGGGGGCATTCACGATACCCGATGCTATGGCACCGGTCTTTCGTGTTGCCGGAACAGTTGATCTTGTTAATCAAGACCCTGCTGTTCAGAGGCTGAGCAATCTTCCCCGTGATCAAGAGGGGTACTATGCCGACACCCCGGCAATGTCGCAGGCCATTTTTCGCATCAATGAAACCTTAACCCGCCGCGTTGCCGATGTTCAACCGGCTTTTGTGGTGTGGCCGGAGAACGAATTTGCTGATGCCGATGATCCGACAGTTGTCGCACAGCTTGGGGGGTTGGCGCGTGAGTTGAATACGTATTTGGTGGCCGATATGGTATGGCATGCAGAGGCCGGTATGCACGACGCAGCAGTGCTGATCGGCCCTGATGGCCGAGAAGTTGGTCGGCGGGCTAAAATCAACCTCACCAGTGGTGAGCAGGCATTCGGTTTTGTCGCAGGTTCAGCCACGTTTCCCATCTTTCCGACGCCATACGGCAAGGTTGGTCTGGGAGTGTGCTGGGATCGTCATCCGACCTGGATTGTCCGCGAATTAGCCCGCCATGGCGCACAGATTGTGCTCATGCCGGTAGACGATGACTTTGCCGCTAATCCCTGGTTTCCCCGACTACATGCTGCCGATTCGGTCCTACGAGCGGTTGAGAATCGCGTTACCTTCGCCACCGGTGCGACTAGCGGGATAGCAATGGTGATCGATCCTTACGGGCAAATAACCGCCGAGAGTGCCATCAATCAGCGTAGTGTTGTCGTCGGCGAAGCGTTTACTCTCTCAGAGCGCACCTTCTATACGTATACTGGCGACTGGTTTGGCTGGTTGATGTGTGGTAGTACGTTGATCGGGTTGCTATGGCGACGGCGGTTGCCATCGCTGGGGAGAGAGCGATGA
- a CDS encoding nuclease domain-containing protein produces the protein MVVDDVVLFIDGQPAASTVVIERKVVEWSCAVPVNATAQLVVDGVLLEPFLRPGEAIWRWRWQAPAVAGEYEAHVTIQSSTERTEWREVVRVVPSLLDAQRYTQLLADLAQLIPTLVHALRGGRQPAGDMEAGRSDVAALLALLTGPATARFIAALERLTRRVVSRRLLLERPRELGDWRERPDPSRWRITTDAMPLPDTRWPDRIQPLTPRYDPSDRSLQVVSLLLDQVIGAAQSLLLSELPADKRMSLIAVLGRLRAIRARIVVSAPVSMSPTSWQPRTRDERIVQVYRRLFRRRLGVGWASDLLSIPVREVTRLYEVWCTVQVALCLAQLPGWHIVEQSLMSEDCHLHLEHQHPLLVLVNAGGATVKLRYQPRYAPNGQPFRSLDDRVRVPDMALEITPTQAEPCLILLDAKYRHEAGELPASALDEGYSYLAGISDWSGQRVVTALALLFPADDLPKTYPSGLTVLPLLPGELVVFLRTWLEAQLRAVSERR, from the coding sequence ATGGTGGTAGATGATGTGGTGTTGTTCATCGACGGTCAACCGGCAGCTTCGACGGTCGTCATCGAACGAAAGGTCGTCGAGTGGTCGTGTGCAGTGCCTGTTAATGCCACTGCTCAACTGGTGGTTGATGGTGTTCTCCTCGAACCATTCCTGCGCCCAGGCGAGGCGATTTGGCGTTGGCGTTGGCAGGCACCAGCCGTAGCTGGTGAATACGAAGCTCATGTCACAATTCAATCATCGACAGAGCGTACTGAATGGCGTGAAGTTGTGCGTGTTGTTCCTTCACTGCTCGACGCTCAGCGCTACACGCAGTTACTGGCCGATCTAGCTCAACTGATACCAACCCTGGTTCACGCCTTGAGGGGTGGACGCCAACCGGCTGGTGATATGGAGGCCGGACGATCAGATGTGGCGGCATTGCTGGCCTTGCTAACCGGACCGGCCACCGCACGCTTCATTGCAGCGTTAGAACGATTAACCCGACGTGTGGTGAGTCGTCGGCTCCTTCTTGAGCGCCCACGGGAGCTAGGCGATTGGCGCGAGCGTCCTGATCCATCGCGTTGGCGTATCACTACCGATGCAATGCCGTTGCCAGATACTCGCTGGCCTGACCGCATTCAGCCGCTAACACCGCGGTACGATCCGTCTGATAGGAGCCTTCAGGTTGTATCGTTACTGCTTGATCAAGTGATCGGCGCCGCGCAATCGTTATTGCTTTCCGAACTACCGGCTGACAAACGGATGTCGTTAATCGCCGTCCTTGGCCGTCTGCGAGCAATACGAGCCCGCATCGTTGTCTCTGCGCCTGTATCAATGTCTCCAACTTCCTGGCAGCCGCGTACTCGCGATGAGCGAATCGTCCAGGTGTACCGCCGCCTCTTTCGGCGACGGCTCGGTGTCGGATGGGCATCTGATCTTCTTTCTATCCCGGTTCGCGAGGTGACGCGGTTGTACGAAGTTTGGTGTACAGTGCAAGTTGCACTCTGCCTCGCTCAATTACCTGGCTGGCACATTGTCGAGCAATCGCTCATGAGTGAAGATTGTCATCTTCACCTTGAACACCAACACCCGCTATTGGTGCTGGTAAATGCTGGTGGGGCGACGGTGAAACTGCGCTATCAGCCACGCTATGCCCCCAACGGCCAGCCGTTCCGTTCACTTGACGACCGAGTACGGGTTCCTGATATGGCATTGGAGATAACCCCGACACAAGCTGAACCCTGCCTGATTTTGCTTGACGCCAAATATCGTCACGAAGCCGGTGAACTACCGGCAAGTGCACTTGATGAAGGGTATAGCTATCTGGCCGGTATTAGTGATTGGTCTGGTCAGCGTGTGGTGACCGCGCTTGCGCTCCTCTTTCCTGCTGATGACTTGCCCAAAACCTACCCCAGTGGCCTGACGGTACTGCCACTCCTGCCAGGAGAGCTGGTCGTCTTCTTACGCACTTGGTTAGAAGCGCAGTTGAGAGCAGTATCAGAGCGTCGGTGA
- the corA gene encoding magnesium/cobalt transporter CorA, translated as MVTLRVFQRQQVEALTDLDQISELLMRPRTLIWLDLEQPTTEELALLHDEFGFHPLAIEDAIQTHERPKIETYPGYYLIIFYSIEYDADRQTLNFLPITLFVGVNYLVSIRTGPVRHVQQTLTRWQANGYVPGYQISSILYALIDAIVDDYFIVLDMLGEQIDAVEDAIFQRGRQEIAGEIFTLKKDLLLLRRIVAPERDILNVLLRQEIRIFQPRELAYVRDVYDHLVRITESIDLYRDLLSSALDSYLSLQGNQLNQLVKVLTLWSIILMACSLVAGIYGMNFVLMPELEQPWGYPFALSLMITIAVSLAIYFKRRRWW; from the coding sequence ATGGTAACTCTACGAGTATTCCAACGTCAGCAGGTCGAGGCATTGACCGATCTCGATCAGATTAGTGAACTATTGATGCGTCCGCGCACCCTAATCTGGCTCGATCTCGAACAACCAACCACCGAAGAATTGGCTTTGTTGCACGATGAGTTTGGATTTCATCCACTTGCCATCGAAGATGCAATCCAGACCCACGAACGACCGAAAATCGAAACCTATCCCGGCTACTATCTGATCATTTTTTACAGCATCGAGTACGATGCCGACAGACAGACGTTGAATTTCCTCCCCATCACGCTCTTTGTAGGGGTAAATTATCTGGTCAGCATCCGTACCGGGCCAGTTCGCCATGTACAGCAAACGTTGACACGCTGGCAAGCGAACGGTTATGTGCCAGGTTATCAGATAAGCAGTATTCTCTATGCGCTAATTGATGCGATTGTTGATGATTATTTCATTGTGCTTGACATGCTCGGCGAACAGATTGATGCTGTGGAAGATGCGATCTTCCAACGTGGTCGCCAGGAGATTGCCGGTGAAATATTCACCTTAAAGAAAGACCTCTTGTTGTTGCGACGAATTGTTGCGCCTGAACGCGATATCCTCAATGTCTTGTTGCGCCAGGAAATTCGGATCTTTCAACCTCGCGAACTGGCTTATGTGCGCGATGTCTACGATCACCTGGTGCGAATTACCGAATCGATAGATCTGTACCGTGATCTGCTTTCAAGCGCATTGGATAGCTATCTTTCGCTGCAAGGAAATCAGCTTAATCAGTTGGTGAAAGTTTTGACGCTATGGTCGATCATTTTGATGGCCTGTTCACTGGTTGCCGGTATTTACGGCATGAACTTTGTGTTGATGCCCGAACTTGAACAACCTTGGGGATATCCGTTTGCGCTCAGTTTGATGATAACGATTGCAGTGAGTTTAGCAATCTACTTTAAACGGAGACGATGGTGGTAG